The DNA sequence TACAAGCTGTGTCAATGGATTTATGGCTGTTCCTGTGTCTGGAATTTCAATGGATGGCAACATTTCTCTCAATGCCTGAGTTCCCGAGTGAATCCACGCCAAGGTTTTTCCCAACCACTCATTGCGCAGGCCAATATCCAGAGCTGCGGAAAACAGCAATAATCCACCATTGATCAAATCAGGTTGTCTCAATGCGGCATTCACACTCAAGGTGGCCCCGGTTGATAATCCTCCCATTGAAATCTGCTGTCCGAGCATCCTGGCAACATGGATAGCAGCATCGACATCGGCGGTCCAGTGTTCTGCCAAATGGTCATCTTTCATGGCCAGGTTCGGTTCCTTGAGGCCATGCCCTGACAACAACGGCAACACGACATTGAATCCTTTGCGATACAAAAAGGTCGCGATACTTTTCATGTAATACGGTGAATCGGATAAGCCATGGATCAGGATCATCACATTGGTCACGGGTCTGTTATGATGCAGAAACAGCGGGCCATTGTTTTCACGGAATCCGGGGGCATGAAGCCGAAATCCTGAACACCAGGATTCATCTTCAAAATAGGTTCCTGACACCTCAGGATATTTTTGCTGATAATGTGTTAATAAATGCTGTGAGGCCTGAAGGATTTCAGGATGAGTGGGAATGGTCATAATTTTCCCTCAATAGGTGGTGAAGGAATAAAAAAATCGGGGGCAGGTGACGGGGGAAAGGAAAACGGCCAGTCAAACACTGGCCGTCAACGGAAATAATTATTCAGCGGCTTTTTCGCTGGATGTTTCCTGAGGCTGCCCTTCCACTGGAGCCGTAGCCGGAACAGGAGGCACAACGGCACCAACTATTTCAAGGATGCTCAAGCCAAGACGTCGTTCTTCAGGATCAATTTTAATCACTCGTGACATCACGGTTGTTCCAACAGGATAGAATTCTGCCAGTTTGCCCTTGGGAATTGAAGTGTCTACTTCTG is a window from the SAR324 cluster bacterium genome containing:
- a CDS encoding alpha/beta hydrolase, producing the protein MTIPTHPEILQASQHLLTHYQQKYPEVSGTYFEDESWCSGFRLHAPGFRENNGPLFLHHNRPVTNVMILIHGLSDSPYYMKSIATFLYRKGFNVVLPLLSGHGLKEPNLAMKDDHLAEHWTADVDAAIHVARMLGQQISMGGLSTGATLSVNAALRQPDLINGGLLLFSAALDIGLRNEWLGKTLAWIHSGTQALREMLPSIEIPDTGTAINPLTQLVRNPMAKWLGKTDIPLEQLGLFARNMMKWVDGGYAGQGPNPYKYPTVSYHGSWQLIRLLMENERLARNTKLIQPVFAAHSIADQTALLKGVIRLFSKLNGPSYLFLIEETPPVPHSCIVLEKSIRLHSEILPAMPEPTANPRFTDMMESAYGFFKACGIIPVNLAH